GGCGGGGGTGGATTTTTCGACGACGGCCCCCTTGTCGGCCAGGAGCGCCCGCGATAAGAGGATCCGCGCCTCGTTGTAGTTCCCCGCCAGGTACTCGGCGAGGGCGGAGTAGGTGCACAGCATCGCCCGCTCGTAGGTCTCGCCCTTGTAATACTTGAGCCGCTCCGACGAAAGCGCCGCCCCGACGTTCTCGTGCTCGACCTCGAGTTGGTCAAAGGCTTCGCGGAGCCGCGGCTTGGCGCGCATGTAGGAACCCAGGAGGATGGCCTGCCGGCCGAACTCCATCCGCGCCAGGACGTAATTCGAGTCCTTCGGGTCGGCCGGGAGGCGCGATTCCATCAGGTCGAGCGGGTTGACCCAGGCAGGGGTCGTCCGTTGGGCCTGGGGTTCGCAGCCGGCGGCGAGGAGGATCGCCCCGGCGGCGGCAAGGAGCGCAGCGAGCGAGAGCCGATTCATCGAGCATCCCTTCGCAATGGGCCGGTCAGCGGTCGTACACGCCGGCCCGGACCAGTTTCTTCAGTTCGTAATCGTTTTCCCAGAGAATGGCGCTGGAGGCGGCGTCCGTCAGGCGGACCGACAGGCGCATGTATTGGGTCTGCGTTCGTCCCCGGCTTCGGCGGATGCTCTCGACGCGGCCGGACATGAACAGGTCGGCCCCGTAAACGGCCTTGCTGCCGCTCGTCGTGACCTTCCCGAGGTCCTTGTCGCGGCGTTCGGCGCGGATCTGGTCGATGATGTCGCGGTCGAGGAAGAGGATCTTCCCGCCGCAGTTCTTGATGAGTTCCGTCCGGATCTTATACAGCAGGTCGTCGGTGCTGAAGAGTTCGTCGCTCGCGTTGACGACTTCCGTGAAGGCGAGCGTCGGCGGGTTGGCGGCGTTCTGGATCTGCGGCAGGCGGATGAGCGACTGGGCCATCTGGAAACAGGCGGCCCGGAAGTCCTTGCTGCTCATTGCCCCCAGCAGCGCGTCGTCCTCGCTGTCCAGGTCCATCCGCGCGGTCTGGCCCGCGCACCCGCCCAGCGCCGCGAGGGCCGAAAGCAGGAGGCAAAGGACGCCGGCGCGGCAGGTCCCGTGAAAGAGGCTGGCGAAAACGGTCCGATCAGACATAGCTCGTCTCCTTTGGGTGACCCGTTCAGCATGCCCGTCCGGCCGCCGAAGTGCAAGCCCAATCGGGACGGCACAGGACCGCCTACCAGCGCCTCTGGTCCAAGACCCCGGCCCCGCGTTTCCGGCCGCGACGGCACTCTATACTATCGGCGGCTCCGGGTGAGGCGGACCATTCTTTTCGCGCGGGACCGCCCGCCGCGCCGCATAACGCCCCACCTTGAGCGCCGCCGAAGGGAGCGCAGTTTGACCGCCGGCGCTCCATCGCCGGTCTTAAGGCGCGGCAGAGCGGACCTGCCGAATCCACGCGATGACCTGGGCGACCTTGCGGGTGATGCCGGCGAAGTCGCGTGCGGCCACCGCCTCTTTCGTGATGAGGTTGGAACCCATGCCCACGCACGCGACGCCGGCCGCAAACCAGGCCTCCAGGCTCTCCCGGGTGGCCTCCACTCCGCCGGTGGGCATGAGGGAGGTCCAGGGGCACGGGCCGAGCATGTTCTTGACAAAAGCCGGTCCACCCACTTCCTTTCCCGGGAAGATTTTGACGATCTCCACGCCGAGTTCCTCGGCCGCCGAAATCTCGCTCGGAGTGCCGCAGCCCGGACTGTAGGCGACCTTGCGGCGATTGCACAACCGCGCGATCTCCGCATTGAGGACGGGCCCGACGAGGAAGTTGGCGCCGGACGACAGGTACAGTGAGGCCGTCGGGGCGTCGACGATGGAGCCGGCGCCCAGGATGACCTCCGGCCGCTCCTCGGCGAACCGCTTCGCCAGTTCCGCGAAGACCATGAACGCCCGGTCGCCGCGGTTGGTGAATTCGACGACCCCGGCCCCGCCGTCGGCGCAGGCCCGGACGATCGAGACGGCCGTCTCGACATCGCCGTGGTAGAAGACCGGCACGACGCCGGTTTGGACCATCGCATTCAGGACATCCAGCCGCTTGAATCTTGCCATAGGTCGCACCATCCTATCTGGGTTTGTATATTTCGCCGGCGCGATACTCCGCCCAGGCCGTCTCGAAAGATTTGCGGTCGGCCGGCGCCGTCCGCGGCGCCACGGCGCGGACGGAGAACAGTTCCGCGGCCTTCGGGTCGTATTGCAGCCGCAGGATCGTGCGGCGAAGCGACTCGTTCTCGGGCTGGACCCGCAGAGGAGCGCCCGTCCGTTCATCCAGCACCGACGGGTGCACTTCGGCGCCCTCCCGGCCGACGACGAGGTAGGACCCGCGGGATCCGGCGCCGGTCCGCAGCAGTTCCTTGATCGCCTTCAGATAGGCCGCGCTGGTCAGGGCCATGTGCTGCGCGGCCAGCGACGCGGCCAGTTCCTCCGGTTGTTTGCCCGCCCGCGCCAAGCCGTTCTTTCGCACCTCCCGCGCGAGGGCGATCGCGTCCCGCAAGGCGGCCGTCACAGTGCCGATTTCGCGAAGGTGCCCGCCGGCGGCCGTCATGCGATCCCGGATTTCCTCGAGGACCTCTCGCGGGCTTCGCCGGGCCCTGGGGTTGCTCCTGCCGGACAGGCGCTCTATCGCCCGGCCGAGTTGGCCTTCGGTGCGCGCCTGGGCCCGGCCGAAGTCCATCGTGTCCTCGAGATAGACGTTGGCGATGTAGGTGGCGCAGCGCAGCCCTCCGACCTGTCCGCTGTTGAGGGCCGCGCCGCCGGGCCGTTTGACGCCGTGCGTGCCGGCCATTTCGCCGATCACGAACGTGTGCCGCAGGCCGGACTCCCACCACGTATTGACGGCCAGCCCGCCGTTGTTGTGCTGGGCGCAGAGGGCGATCTGGAGCGGCTCCCTTCGGAGGTCGAGGCCGTTTTCGGCGTAAACGTCGATCGCCAGGGGGTTCATGTGGCGCAGCCGGTCGATGGGCCGCGCCTGCAAAGCCGCGCACCTGTGCAGATAATCCGATGCCTCGTCCGGCAGGTCGCCGAGGTCGAACGCCTGCATGCCGGCCCGGCCGATGGGATTGCTTCGGAAGTCCATCCACACGCGACGGCCCCGGCGGGTTTCGCCGAACACCAGCACGTCGACGAGCGACGACTGGTAATCGGCGATCCGCTGCGGATCGAAAGGCCACTGGTACCCCTTGAGGAAGATGGCGCCGGCCATTTGGCGCATCGTCGGGAATGCGTCGGCCAGGAAATCGCGCGGCTCGCGGCCGGCGGCGTCGGTGGAATAAATCCGCGGGATGACCTGCATGTAGGTTCCGGAAACGTTCCAGCGGAACTTCGTGCTGGCCAGTCCGAACTGGGATTCGGTCAGGTTTTCCGCCGCCAGTCCGGCCTCCAGGGCCGGTCCGTGCAGCCCGAACTGCCCCGGCGGATAGACGGTGTCCCGGTACATTTCCCCCGGTCCGCCGGCGGCCAGCACCAGGTTCTGGCAGTAGTAGACGTTCGCGCGGACCTGCCGGCGGGTGGAGGCGGCCATGTCCAGCGTCAGGACGCCGACGATGCGTTTTCCGGCTCCCCGCCCCGCGGTCAGCAGCGTCGCCACTTCCTGCCGGTCGTGGATGGCGACGCCGTAGCGCTCGGCCTCGGCCTGGAGGCAGCGGCTCATCCACTGGCTGGTCTTGGGTCCGGCCGAGGTCGCCCGCTCAAACGGGTCGTGGTCCGTCTTGTAACCGATGAACGAGCCGAGCGCATCCTGCGGAAAAGGCACGCCGGCCCGCACAAGGTGGCAGAACTCCGGCAGCGATTCGATCCCCTCAACGATGGCCAGGTCCTCGTGGCAGCAGCCCGCGGCGGTCAGGCTCCGGGCGAAACTGGCGGCGCTGTCGGCCGTCAGTGGGCTGGTCCCCATCTTGTAATAGGTCTGCTTGTCGGATCCGCTCA
The genomic region above belongs to Planctomycetota bacterium and contains:
- a CDS encoding bifunctional 4-hydroxy-2-oxoglutarate aldolase/2-dehydro-3-deoxy-phosphogluconate aldolase → MARFKRLDVLNAMVQTGVVPVFYHGDVETAVSIVRACADGGAGVVEFTNRGDRAFMVFAELAKRFAEERPEVILGAGSIVDAPTASLYLSSGANFLVGPVLNAEIARLCNRRKVAYSPGCGTPSEISAAEELGVEIVKIFPGKEVGGPAFVKNMLGPCPWTSLMPTGGVEATRESLEAWFAAGVACVGMGSNLITKEAVAARDFAGITRKVAQVIAWIRQVRSAAP
- a CDS encoding FAD-binding protein, with the translated sequence MRLKRRRFHTVIIGAGAAGMNAAVHLCEMMARKGVRSAGRRIVVLTRGLGLGASRMSGSDKQTYYKMGTSPLTADSAASFARSLTAAGCCHEDLAIVEGIESLPEFCHLVRAGVPFPQDALGSFIGYKTDHDPFERATSAGPKTSQWMSRCLQAEAERYGVAIHDRQEVATLLTAGRGAGKRIVGVLTLDMAASTRRQVRANVYYCQNLVLAAGGPGEMYRDTVYPPGQFGLHGPALEAGLAAENLTESQFGLASTKFRWNVSGTYMQVIPRIYSTDAAGREPRDFLADAFPTMRQMAGAIFLKGYQWPFDPQRIADYQSSLVDVLVFGETRRGRRVWMDFRSNPIGRAGMQAFDLGDLPDEASDYLHRCAALQARPIDRLRHMNPLAIDVYAENGLDLRREPLQIALCAQHNNGGLAVNTWWESGLRHTFVIGEMAGTHGVKRPGGAALNSGQVGGLRCATYIANVYLEDTMDFGRAQARTEGQLGRAIERLSGRSNPRARRSPREVLEEIRDRMTAAGGHLREIGTVTAALRDAIALAREVRKNGLARAGKQPEELAASLAAQHMALTSAAYLKAIKELLRTGAGSRGSYLVVGREGAEVHPSVLDERTGAPLRVQPENESLRRTILRLQYDPKAAELFSVRAVAPRTAPADRKSFETAWAEYRAGEIYKPR